The genomic segment ttcattttttagaataagaataaaaaattagaaaaaaaaaccatTTGCTATTTTCTACATTAAAATGTCAGTTCAGTTCTATAACTATTTAATTTAATTAATTATTTCTTAATATCCTTAGCTTTTGAACCCAAAGAACCCGTATGTTGTTTGCCATCCCGATATCTGCAGTAACCTCTCCTATGTATCTATCGGATTATACAGTCCTAAGATGGGTAAATATGTATGGCACAATCTAAAATCAACTAAAGAACTAGAAATATTCATCAATTCTAAGTTGCTTGTAGACTACCAATTACAGTTTCCAAATAATGGATTTTGTGTAATTCAGTGTACTGACACAGCCGGAGGGTATGTTTCACAACTCCTCATCTTACCACCTGTTCTACATACAAGATGCAAGCTGAAAGATATACCTAGTGCTAGGTCATTATTGAATATTAACATTTTATTAATAGATTCCGTTTCCAGGCATCATTTTTATAGGTCTTTGCCAAGGACCATCGAAGAATTCCGACACCTGAATGAAGAATATTTTACAAGTGGTCACGTATTTGATTATGAGCTCCTTCAAGGTATTAAGAGCCGAACATTTGAATCACTTCAAGCACTTTTTGGAGGTGACAAAAATTTGTTCCCCTTGATTGATGCTTTAGAACAAATTCCTCATATTGTGGATATCAATGAAACCCTTGGTAAATTTAGAGCCTTTGGATACGAGACCCTGTATGTTGAAGACTTGTGTTGGCTTTATGAATGGGGTCTTGTTAAAGAACAAGGGGCTATAAATCTATCTGCCCCCTTTCAGGAACGAGTAAAGCTATTTAATGAAGCCATTCATAGGGCTGGAATAGACCGCATAGATGTTACCTACAGCAACTGTTTAATTCTTAAGGCGAACAGAGTGAAGAATCAGTTTCATGGTCCAGCTTCTATCTGCTACAATGGAATCCACCAGCACACCTATCTTCTTCAGTACATGGAGTATTTTTTAAGTCGCTTCTCAAGTCTACGAAGGCCAACATTCACTTTCATGATACTAGACACAGGACATGAGGACACCGGCATTAGAATAAAACAAATGGATAAAGATCTAGCTGGACATGTCTCCTTTTTGGCACATCAGGAAAACACAATATCCTTCATTCTTTCTGATCATGGTAATACATATGGACAATTTCTTTCAGCATCTCCAGAATTTCATGTGGAAATTTTCCACCCTTCTTTGTTTGTGATTGTACCTGATAGTGCATCCAGAATCTTAGGGGATGCAAAAATGAAAGCACTGCTAGTAAATCAAAAGAGACTTGTCAGCTTTCTTGATGTATATTATACTTTGTTGGGCCTTCTTTCGTCATCGAAACAGACATATTCAGAGATCCCAAGATTCCCTGTAAACCGTGACGGCCTATTGAGTCCTGTTTCTGTAACTCGAACATGTAAAGACATACCAAGACTACACCCAAATCTGTGTATTTGTCAAGATTCCTATAAGATGGAGAAGAACTCTTCCTATTATGCATTATTTGCAGAATTTGCTTTGAGTTACATGAATCTGAGGATTATTGTGCAGAGGAGTAATAGCAGCAAATCATGCCATAGACTCGTTGCCACCAGTTTTACTGATGTGAAAATCAGCACAGAggatgggggaggagacactACTATTTTGATGGACCTTCACATCATGTCACCATACAGAACAAAACGTGGAGAAGAGAGGTTCACAGTAACCATGCTGTTTGGTTCGACATCCCAGAGAGAGGGAATACTGTTCCTTGGCTATAGCAGGTTCACCCCCTTCAGCTCATATAAGCATTGTGCAGACCCCGCTATTGACCTTCAGTTATGCATATGTGAAAGACATTCTGCATATGGAAACAGAACTATAGAAAATCATACTGATTCTGAAACTGTGACATGGACTAAGACGTATAGGACCATAGTTCAAAAGCCATGTCTTTTCCTGAAAACAAGAAACTATACTGAAGGTGTTGTGCTCTTTATTTCCAATGCTTGCTCACATAGAAAGTACAGCATCATATTTAACTTTATAAGTAAAAATCTGTATTCTTCTAACAAGATGCCTGTTAGACAAATTGTGGAAGCTAAAATGGAAAGATTATTGGTGGTGGGCATCAGGAGAAAAGATAATCTGCCTTGGAAGTACAAATACACACTTACATTCAAAGCAAttagaaaaatgt from the Bufo bufo chromosome 2, aBufBuf1.1, whole genome shotgun sequence genome contains:
- the LOC120989711 gene encoding uncharacterized protein LOC120989711 isoform X2 — translated: MLACHYFYQMARIVFMLGIILTLSVIWLLQASLEKSHDIKSFYSHSPSVVTVKLLNPKNPYVVCHPDICSNLSYVSIGLYSPKMGKYVWHNLKSTKELEIFINSKLLVDYQLQFPNNGFCVIQCTDTAGGYVSQLLILPPVLHTRCKLKDIPSARSLLNINILLIDSVSRHHFYRSLPRTIEEFRHLNEEYFTSGHVFDYELLQGIKSRTFESLQALFGGDKNLFPLIDALEQIPHIVDINETLGKFRAFGYETLYVEDLCWLYEWGLVKEQGAINLSAPFQERVKLFNEAIHRAGIDRIDVTYSNCLILKANRVKNQFHGPASICYNGIHQHTYLLQYMEYFLSRFSSLRRPTFTFMILDTGHEDTGIRIKQMDKDLAGHVSFLAHQENTISFILSDHGNTYGQFLSASPEFHVEIFHPSLFVIVPDSASRILGDAKMKALLVNQKRLVSFLDVYYTLLGLLSSSKQTYSEIPRFPVNRDGLLSPVSVTRTCKDIPRLHPNLCICQDSYKMEKNSSYYALFAEFALSYMNLRIIVQRSNSSKSCHRLVATSFTDVKISTEDGGGDTTILMDLHIMSPYRTKRGEERFTVTMLFGSTSQREGILFLGYSRFTPFSSYKHCADPAIDLQLCICERHSAYGNRTIENHTDSETVTWTKTYRTIVQKPCLFLKTRNYTEGVVLFISNACSHRKYSIIFNFISKNLYSSNKMPVRQIVEAKMERLLVVGIRRKDNLPWKYKYTLTFKAIRKM
- the LOC120989711 gene encoding uncharacterized protein LOC120989711 isoform X1; this translates as MLACHYFYQMARIVFMLGIILTLSVIWLLQASLEKSHDIKSFYSHSPSVVTVKIINSQIQNPNSDGKSREVDDICPVFQLMPNNSTSPEVSCKRADFHPGSCRLMKTIFREEPTNCTHQPTYIVCKLLNPKNPYVVCHPDICSNLSYVSIGLYSPKMGKYVWHNLKSTKELEIFINSKLLVDYQLQFPNNGFCVIQCTDTAGGYVSQLLILPPVLHTRCKLKDIPSARSLLNINILLIDSVSRHHFYRSLPRTIEEFRHLNEEYFTSGHVFDYELLQGIKSRTFESLQALFGGDKNLFPLIDALEQIPHIVDINETLGKFRAFGYETLYVEDLCWLYEWGLVKEQGAINLSAPFQERVKLFNEAIHRAGIDRIDVTYSNCLILKANRVKNQFHGPASICYNGIHQHTYLLQYMEYFLSRFSSLRRPTFTFMILDTGHEDTGIRIKQMDKDLAGHVSFLAHQENTISFILSDHGNTYGQFLSASPEFHVEIFHPSLFVIVPDSASRILGDAKMKALLVNQKRLVSFLDVYYTLLGLLSSSKQTYSEIPRFPVNRDGLLSPVSVTRTCKDIPRLHPNLCICQDSYKMEKNSSYYALFAEFALSYMNLRIIVQRSNSSKSCHRLVATSFTDVKISTEDGGGDTTILMDLHIMSPYRTKRGEERFTVTMLFGSTSQREGILFLGYSRFTPFSSYKHCADPAIDLQLCICERHSAYGNRTIENHTDSETVTWTKTYRTIVQKPCLFLKTRNYTEGVVLFISNACSHRKYSIIFNFISKNLYSSNKMPVRQIVEAKMERLLVVGIRRKDNLPWKYKYTLTFKAIRKM